The Gammaproteobacteria bacterium genome contains the following window.
GGCAGGCTGAACCTCAACGACAGCGGCTTCAGAATTGTCCTCGCGTCCTCAGCTCCATTACATTGTGCAACCGGACTGGGGGACGTCTCACTCCCGGTGCTCCTTTGAGGAAGAAACCACGCGGTAAACGGTTGATCCATTGATTTTCTATATCCATTTGGGTATAAAAAACACCTGTTGGTTATATTAGACACGTCACCCCACACGAAACACAGGCTATGTCCAGGAAATCTGAAAAGAAGCTCATCGTTGCTCTCGACGTTGGTACCTCCAAGGTTGCCGCGATTGTCGGAGAGGTGGATGGGGATGGCGCGGTAGAGGTCCTTGGAGTTGGTACACATCCCTCCAGGGGGTTACGCAAAGGCGTGGTAGTTAACATCGAGTCTACCGTACAGAGTATTCAACGCGCCGTAGAGGATGCTGAAGCGAAATCTGGTTGTCAGATCCATTCGGTGTATACGGGGATCACCGGTAGCCATATCCGTAGCTTCAACTCTCATGGTGTGGTGCCCATCCGGGAAAAAGAGGTTACTGCCCTAGATCTGGATCGAGTCATCGACGCCGCGCGTGCGGTAGCAATCCCGGCTGACCAGAAAGTTCTTCAAATTCTTCCCCAGGGTTTCATTATCGATAAACAAGAAGGCATCCGTGACCCAGTGGGCATGTCCGGGGTGCGTCTTGAGGCGCGGGTTCATATTATTACTGGGGCCGCGAGCGCCGCTGAGAATATCGTTAAGTGTGTGCAGCGTTGCAACCTAGAGGTTGATGATATCATTCTCGATCAAGTGGCATCGAGCTATGCAGTACTTTCCGAGGATGAAAAAGACCTGGGGGTATGCCTGGTGGATATCGGCGGGGGTACTACTGATATCGCGGTGTTCACCGATGGTTTTATTCACCATACCGCAGTGATTCCCATTGCGGGTGACCAAGTAACCAATGATATTGCGGTCCATCAGCGTACACCGACTCAAAATGCTGAAGAGATTAAGGTGCGTTACGCCTGTGCGCTGGCAAGCCTGGCAGACCCAGAGGATTCCATTGAAGTTCCCAGCGTTGGTGATCGCCCACCTCGGCGTTTACTCCGTCAGTCATTGGCGGAGGTGGTTCAGTGGCGTATGGATGAATTGCTCCGACTGGTTCAATCAGAATTGCAACACAGTGGCTTCGAGGATCTTATCCCTGCGGGGTTAGTATTCACCGGAGGTTCCTCACGGATGCAAGGGATCCTGGAATTAGCGGAACAGATCTTTAAAATGCCGGTGCGTTTGGGGGTACCCCAACAGGTAACCGGCAGTGAAGAGGTAATAGGTAATCCTGCTTACGCAACAGGAATAGGCCTATTAATGTTTGGGGCAGCAGCACGCAATGCCGTTATCCCTGAGCCGATTGGAGATGTTGGTGTGCGAGGTGTATTGCAGCGTATGAAAGGATGGTTCCAGGGAAATTTTTAACGTTCATAGTGGGAATCGGGTGGAATGATCGTGATGTTTGCCTTGGGTATGCCCAGATTTCGCCAGTTTGGTCTTTATGTAAATCTTAGAGTCTGGGCGCACAGCGCGCATCGTGCAATCTGAAGATGCAGGTCTTTGAAAATAACTCATTTCCCGATATGACCGATTTTTAAATAGC
Protein-coding sequences here:
- the ftsA gene encoding cell division protein FtsA encodes the protein MSRKSEKKLIVALDVGTSKVAAIVGEVDGDGAVEVLGVGTHPSRGLRKGVVVNIESTVQSIQRAVEDAEAKSGCQIHSVYTGITGSHIRSFNSHGVVPIREKEVTALDLDRVIDAARAVAIPADQKVLQILPQGFIIDKQEGIRDPVGMSGVRLEARVHIITGAASAAENIVKCVQRCNLEVDDIILDQVASSYAVLSEDEKDLGVCLVDIGGGTTDIAVFTDGFIHHTAVIPIAGDQVTNDIAVHQRTPTQNAEEIKVRYACALASLADPEDSIEVPSVGDRPPRRLLRQSLAEVVQWRMDELLRLVQSELQHSGFEDLIPAGLVFTGGSSRMQGILELAEQIFKMPVRLGVPQQVTGSEEVIGNPAYATGIGLLMFGAAARNAVIPEPIGDVGVRGVLQRMKGWFQGNF